One Oligoflexus sp. DNA segment encodes these proteins:
- a CDS encoding M48 family metallopeptidase — protein MGKPTNIVYGLVSAAAIAIGVAACVTSPETGRTQLSLVSDSQMNSLGAQAYEETLAKAKISRNTALNNEVTSIGRRIAQASGVDYDWEFTVIDEPQTVNAFCLPGGKVAVYTGIIPVAKNNAALAAVMGHEVAHATLRHSAERMSQQLVMQMGLTVASITFSDSKNRNMIAGLLGIGTQFGVVLPFSRYHESEADRVGLEYMAKAGYDPREAVGLWERMGSMGGGRPPEILSTHPDPARRAKELSKHMPKALAMYQASPMRTPTKNL, from the coding sequence ATGGGCAAACCAACAAACATCGTGTACGGACTTGTGTCCGCCGCGGCGATCGCGATCGGCGTCGCAGCGTGCGTCACCTCTCCTGAAACGGGACGCACGCAGCTCAGCCTCGTCTCGGACAGCCAGATGAATTCCCTGGGCGCGCAGGCTTATGAGGAAACGCTCGCGAAAGCCAAGATCTCGCGCAATACCGCCTTGAACAATGAAGTGACCTCGATCGGTCGGCGCATTGCTCAGGCCAGCGGCGTGGATTACGATTGGGAATTCACCGTCATCGACGAGCCGCAGACCGTGAACGCCTTCTGCCTGCCAGGCGGCAAGGTCGCTGTTTATACCGGCATCATTCCCGTTGCGAAGAACAATGCGGCTCTGGCCGCGGTCATGGGTCACGAGGTCGCGCATGCCACGCTTCGCCATTCTGCGGAACGCATGAGCCAGCAGCTGGTGATGCAGATGGGATTGACTGTCGCCTCCATCACCTTCTCTGATTCCAAGAATCGCAACATGATCGCCGGCCTTTTGGGGATCGGCACGCAATTCGGAGTCGTCCTGCCTTTCAGCCGTTATCACGAATCGGAAGCCGATCGCGTGGGCCTCGAATATATGGCCAAGGCTGGTTATGATCCTCGGGAAGCGGTGGGACTTTGGGAGCGGATGGGATCCATGGGCGGCGGGCGTCCACCCGAGATCCTCTCAACGCACCCCGATCCCGCACGTCGCGCCAAGGAACTGAGCAAGCACATGCCGAAGGCCCTGGCCATGTACCAGGCTTCCCCCATGCGTACGCCTACGAAGAATCTTTGA
- the fabG gene encoding 3-oxoacyl-[acyl-carrier-protein] reductase, producing the protein MEQKVALVTGASRGIGRACAEALAKQGYLVAIHYRSQEHLAKEAADAMPGAKIFQADLSSEEQCKELAKKVKEAFGRIDVLVNNAGMSIDQLITFAKPSDFDQILDVNLKSVFNLTKSVSKHMIKQKSGRIINLTSVVGHTGNAGQSMYAASKGAITAFTKSIAADLAGFGILANCVAPGFIKTDMTDALPNEAKEAILGKVPLKRLGSPDEVAACVTFLASEGASYITGSTLHVNGGMYTN; encoded by the coding sequence ATGGAACAAAAGGTAGCTCTTGTGACCGGAGCGTCGCGTGGTATTGGCCGCGCCTGCGCCGAAGCCCTTGCGAAGCAGGGTTATTTGGTCGCTATTCATTACCGCTCGCAGGAACACCTCGCGAAGGAAGCCGCTGACGCCATGCCCGGCGCAAAAATCTTCCAAGCGGATCTGAGCAGTGAAGAGCAGTGCAAGGAACTCGCCAAAAAGGTGAAAGAAGCCTTTGGGCGTATAGATGTTCTCGTCAACAATGCGGGCATGAGCATCGACCAGCTGATCACCTTCGCCAAGCCCAGCGATTTTGATCAGATTCTGGATGTGAATCTGAAGTCGGTTTTCAATCTCACGAAATCCGTTTCGAAGCACATGATCAAACAAAAAAGCGGCCGCATCATCAACCTCACCTCGGTCGTGGGTCACACCGGAAATGCCGGCCAGAGCATGTACGCGGCCTCCAAAGGCGCGATCACCGCTTTCACCAAGAGCATCGCCGCCGACCTCGCCGGCTTCGGCATTCTTGCGAACTGCGTGGCTCCTGGCTTCATCAAAACGGACATGACCGATGCCTTGCCGAACGAAGCCAAGGAAGCGATTCTGGGCAAGGTGCCTTTGAAACGTCTTGGCAGCCCTGATGAAGTCGCGGCCTGCGTCACCTTCCTTGCCTCCGAAGGCGCCTCGTACATCACAGGCTCGACCCTGCATGTGAACGGCGGGATGTATACCAACTGA
- a CDS encoding choice-of-anchor J domain-containing protein produces the protein MKTIRVMSLALALVCSPILTSCSDDSEKRQGQVEQVQAIEDLLVAVQTVEQDLAQGFLLKNANERDKAELKQNVYDLKISAYRLKNNPYDADALAQLYQAFVVYDALNLLEDDRARLGGLDEQLRATLDTVATLQGKTLDGIERPLFTKVFNYELAPFATTRTWRIDGTRDKKYAIGDGKQDAWLLSPRMNLSEVGNPAFMIDQAINDRGLPFLDGVMYLVSQDYVSGDPAKATWESVKINSMPDGSSFNYRKSEAVSLKAYQGKSIVVAFKLDGEKLKFMPANARSAWQIASFTLLGTGKVTYEQLSLTGAGSGSGNANTGTEVAGPARDLPLPYVKSFRNNAFTNFSVTSTDPKTGWTIFKYPNSSDSCCSKVGGSNSTSWLVSPRYDLSNVQNPQFFIRQTINKAPENDAVISVLITTDESVADLSKANWEKVKFSKEPTYSPKFVFEDSEKVDLSKYAGKKIVIAFKYQQGEATSYPTWEIDSMQILGTGTLSFDPVTVDTMGSAPVTPTPAPTTPPAPVVPQLYKKSFKETALTDFLVETQGNAANGWNVYTIPNQSKPCCLKVEGSDLTSWFATPRFDLTDVKDPQFWFRQAVLKASDNPDILTIWVTTDETIASLATANWEQIPITKRPAFSTRFVWENSETFNLSKYAGKKIVIGFRYKTPVMEKDWPVWEVDSLQLEGNGTLKMEPVVLTPSAG, from the coding sequence ATGAAAACGATTCGAGTTATGAGTCTAGCTCTTGCTCTTGTCTGCTCCCCGATTCTGACCAGCTGTTCCGATGACAGTGAAAAGCGTCAGGGACAGGTTGAACAGGTTCAAGCGATCGAAGATCTGCTCGTCGCGGTGCAAACCGTCGAGCAGGATTTGGCTCAGGGCTTTCTTCTGAAGAATGCCAACGAGCGTGATAAAGCTGAGCTGAAGCAGAATGTTTACGACCTCAAGATTTCCGCCTACCGCTTGAAAAATAATCCTTATGATGCTGATGCCCTGGCTCAGCTGTATCAGGCCTTTGTGGTTTATGATGCGCTGAACCTTCTGGAAGACGATCGGGCCCGCCTGGGTGGTCTTGATGAGCAGCTGCGCGCGACCCTGGATACTGTGGCCACGCTGCAGGGCAAGACCCTGGATGGTATCGAGCGTCCTCTGTTCACCAAAGTGTTCAATTACGAACTGGCTCCCTTCGCTACGACCAGGACCTGGCGCATCGATGGGACTCGCGATAAGAAATACGCGATCGGTGACGGCAAGCAGGATGCCTGGCTTCTGTCGCCTCGCATGAATCTGAGTGAAGTCGGCAATCCCGCCTTCATGATCGATCAGGCGATCAACGATCGTGGTCTGCCTTTCCTTGACGGTGTCATGTACCTCGTTTCGCAGGACTACGTGTCCGGTGATCCCGCGAAGGCAACCTGGGAATCCGTCAAGATCAATTCGATGCCAGACGGCAGCAGCTTTAACTATCGCAAGAGCGAGGCTGTCAGCCTGAAAGCCTATCAGGGTAAATCCATCGTCGTGGCGTTCAAGCTCGATGGTGAGAAGCTGAAGTTCATGCCTGCGAACGCTCGTTCCGCCTGGCAGATTGCCAGCTTCACGCTTCTGGGAACTGGCAAGGTTACCTATGAGCAGCTGAGTCTCACGGGTGCTGGTTCGGGTTCGGGTAACGCCAACACCGGAACGGAAGTCGCTGGTCCCGCCCGCGATCTGCCGCTGCCCTACGTGAAGAGTTTCCGGAATAATGCCTTTACGAACTTCTCGGTGACTTCGACCGATCCCAAGACTGGCTGGACGATCTTCAAGTATCCGAACTCGTCTGACTCCTGCTGTTCGAAAGTGGGCGGCAGCAATTCGACCAGCTGGCTCGTCAGTCCTCGTTATGATCTGAGCAATGTGCAGAATCCCCAGTTCTTCATTCGCCAGACCATCAACAAGGCTCCTGAAAATGATGCTGTGATCAGCGTCCTGATCACGACCGATGAATCCGTTGCGGATCTTTCCAAAGCGAACTGGGAAAAGGTGAAGTTCAGCAAAGAGCCAACCTACAGCCCCAAGTTCGTCTTTGAAGATTCGGAAAAAGTCGATCTGAGCAAATACGCGGGCAAGAAAATCGTGATCGCTTTCAAATACCAGCAGGGTGAAGCTACGAGCTACCCGACCTGGGAGATTGATTCGATGCAGATCCTTGGGACAGGGACTCTCAGTTTTGATCCTGTGACCGTGGATACCATGGGTTCGGCTCCTGTAACCCCGACTCCTGCTCCTACGACCCCGCCAGCTCCGGTCGTGCCGCAGCTTTATAAGAAGAGCTTCAAGGAAACGGCCCTGACGGATTTCCTTGTGGAAACTCAAGGGAATGCTGCGAACGGTTGGAATGTTTATACGATTCCCAATCAGTCGAAGCCTTGCTGCCTCAAGGTGGAAGGCAGCGACCTGACGAGTTGGTTCGCGACGCCTCGTTTTGATTTGACGGATGTGAAAGATCCACAGTTCTGGTTCCGCCAGGCTGTGCTGAAGGCATCCGACAATCCAGACATCCTGACGATTTGGGTCACGACCGATGAGACCATCGCAAGTCTCGCCACGGCGAACTGGGAACAGATTCCCATCACCAAAAGACCGGCGTTCAGCACACGCTTTGTGTGGGAAAACTCCGAGACCTTTAATCTCAGCAAATATGCGGGCAAGAAGATCGTCATCGGCTTCCGTTACAAGACGCCAGTGATGGAAAAAGATTGGCCCGTCTGGGAAGTGGATTCGCTCCAGCTCGAAGGCAATGGCACCTTGAAAATGGAGCCGGTGGTTTTAACTCCATCGGCCGGCTGA
- a CDS encoding endonuclease/exonuclease/phosphatase family protein has translation MNMSKHLTAILLLLGSFSCVKQADPREDAPILIDTSDRFEGSNLAGNLITTAMQKELEVDIVFYPSDFLPSNGYAILSKDLTEEDIDQKILPIYPSGDKDTFRVGTLRGSEIRDFILNRSNKYYRVDLQVAGVEYDIQYEGGLPTIYHATRQHGLPLEDRKNYRVAISNEAFFSPFPGYRYGNSFENNFEFEPGDYSAKELLKRYLSKLSSLPLLNEERATIRMHNTGLVGGTLSIPEIQGEAHFSPYRGKIVTTEGVVTAVAEIEEGGTELYIQTENDDGNPLTSNAINVYLSGSRTDLAAGVRVQVTGTVYEVMTAQGLTRTAIREVSNLSILATGLPLPTPVLIGPGGLQVPNAVVSSYRGNVNQKPRLNPLDGMDFWEALEGMRIRLVRPEVVGFRGGKEKFDDNKRYLTLFVRPEGASPIEQQSASKGLLVDQLNGDFNPEVVRISASELAPNVKAEYVFNVGDKFSFDLEGILSFQTNTFGDGEFAMFVTGSFAATSTIKDLDQRAKARFQGDQDHVTVATFNVENLSGILDKRIKRLAEAISTNLLCPDVVNLPEIQDNNGVDFGEGSAADITLGSIVKNINCPGSDYRYLNIDPIPNSDGGEPGGNIRVAMLYNAARLQFEKVGNAGAKDETYVLPGGRLNQNPGRLFANDPAYTGTRKPLVAEFSFKGERFYVVGVHLNSKLGDTSPWSINQPVIFRSDNQRAKLTGRINRFIADLMAQDSNAKVIVAGDFNAYWHESSMKVLAGDFMQNLMTYGDLVPRNQWYTSNYDGNAAAIDHILASKALLLNHEPELNIVHLNSDFMDKLSDHDPVVARFRF, from the coding sequence ATGAACATGTCCAAGCATCTGACCGCGATACTTCTGCTGCTTGGATCCTTCTCCTGCGTGAAGCAGGCGGATCCACGCGAAGACGCGCCCATACTGATTGATACCAGTGATCGTTTCGAAGGCTCGAACCTGGCCGGGAATTTGATCACGACCGCGATGCAAAAAGAGCTGGAAGTGGACATCGTGTTCTATCCCAGCGATTTTCTGCCATCGAATGGCTATGCGATTTTGAGTAAAGACCTGACCGAAGAGGACATCGATCAGAAAATTCTGCCGATCTATCCTTCCGGTGACAAGGACACCTTCCGCGTGGGTACGCTGCGGGGGTCGGAGATCCGGGATTTTATTCTGAATCGGAGCAATAAGTATTACCGGGTCGACCTGCAGGTCGCCGGGGTGGAATACGATATTCAGTACGAGGGCGGTCTGCCCACGATCTATCACGCGACCAGGCAGCACGGTCTGCCGCTGGAAGATCGCAAGAATTATCGTGTGGCCATCAGTAACGAAGCCTTTTTCAGTCCGTTCCCGGGTTATCGCTATGGCAACAGCTTTGAAAATAACTTTGAGTTCGAGCCTGGTGATTATTCCGCCAAGGAACTTCTGAAGCGTTATCTTTCCAAGCTCAGCAGCCTGCCTCTTCTGAACGAAGAGCGCGCGACCATCCGTATGCACAATACGGGTCTTGTCGGCGGTACTCTTTCGATTCCTGAGATCCAGGGTGAAGCGCACTTCTCGCCTTATCGCGGTAAAATCGTCACCACCGAAGGTGTTGTGACGGCTGTGGCCGAGATCGAGGAAGGCGGCACGGAACTTTACATTCAAACGGAAAATGATGACGGCAACCCACTGACGTCGAATGCGATCAACGTTTACTTAAGCGGATCCCGTACGGATCTTGCGGCGGGCGTTCGCGTTCAGGTCACGGGGACTGTTTATGAAGTCATGACGGCTCAGGGTTTGACCCGTACGGCGATTCGTGAGGTGTCCAATCTTTCGATTCTGGCGACCGGACTTCCTTTGCCCACTCCGGTTCTGATCGGACCCGGTGGACTTCAGGTGCCGAATGCTGTGGTGTCGAGCTATCGTGGAAACGTCAACCAAAAGCCCCGGCTCAATCCCCTTGACGGCATGGATTTCTGGGAAGCCCTCGAAGGCATGAGGATTCGTCTGGTGCGTCCAGAGGTGGTCGGCTTCCGCGGTGGTAAAGAGAAGTTTGATGATAACAAGCGTTATCTGACCCTCTTCGTTCGCCCCGAAGGCGCGAGCCCGATCGAGCAGCAGTCGGCTTCCAAAGGCCTTTTGGTGGATCAGCTGAACGGTGACTTCAACCCCGAGGTCGTCCGGATTTCCGCCAGTGAGCTTGCCCCGAACGTGAAGGCTGAGTATGTCTTCAACGTGGGTGACAAGTTTTCTTTCGATCTGGAAGGCATCCTGAGCTTCCAAACCAACACCTTTGGTGACGGTGAATTCGCGATGTTCGTGACGGGCAGCTTTGCAGCGACCTCGACCATCAAGGATCTGGATCAAAGGGCCAAGGCTCGCTTTCAAGGCGACCAGGATCATGTGACAGTTGCGACCTTCAACGTGGAAAACCTTTCCGGTATTCTGGACAAACGCATCAAGCGATTGGCCGAAGCCATCAGCACGAACCTCCTCTGCCCCGACGTTGTGAACCTGCCTGAGATTCAGGATAACAATGGCGTCGATTTCGGTGAGGGTTCCGCGGCGGATATCACCCTCGGTTCGATCGTGAAGAACATCAACTGCCCCGGCTCGGACTATCGGTATCTGAACATAGATCCCATTCCGAACTCCGATGGCGGTGAACCAGGCGGCAACATCCGTGTGGCGATGCTCTATAACGCGGCCCGCTTGCAGTTTGAAAAAGTCGGCAATGCCGGCGCCAAGGATGAAACTTACGTGCTCCCAGGCGGGCGTTTGAATCAGAATCCTGGCCGACTTTTCGCGAACGATCCCGCCTATACGGGCACGCGGAAACCTCTGGTCGCGGAATTCTCGTTCAAGGGCGAGCGTTTCTATGTGGTCGGCGTTCACTTGAATTCGAAACTAGGTGATACGAGTCCCTGGTCCATCAATCAACCTGTGATCTTCCGCTCTGATAATCAGCGCGCGAAACTCACCGGTCGGATCAACCGCTTTATCGCGGATCTGATGGCTCAGGACTCGAATGCCAAAGTTATCGTTGCCGGTGACTTTAACGCCTACTGGCACGAGTCTTCCATGAAGGTTCTGGCTGGTGACTTCATGCAGAACCTCATGACTTACGGTGACCTTGTGCCGCGTAATCAGTGGTACACGAGTAACTATGATGGCAACGCGGCCGCGATTGACCATATTCTGGCAAGCAAGGCTCTCCTTTTGAATCATGAACCTGAGCTGAATATCGTCCATCTGAACTCGGACTTCATGGACAAGCTCTCGGATCATGATCCTGTGGTCGCCCGCTTCCGCTTCTGA
- a CDS encoding ketoacyl-ACP synthase III has translation MTDSAVYIHALGHYHPETVVDNAFFEELDIGSDSAWVVERTGIQARRSVLHKDDIRSLRSGEKTLNQLRDEGRVMTIASMSEPAWAVLRERYPELNPAAIDAVICGTSIPDFDIPANASTIAAKLGLSCLSFDANSACSSFVLNLHLARNLIRSGAHKKVAVFNPERYSLRMNFTDRNSCILFGDGCSAAIVSGQPKPGSLKVIDTVIVSDPSGYDLVKIPDGECFSQNGKAVQKFAISKTLEATHSILERNGLTAKDITYFTGHQANLRMVTSAAERLGFSDNQHLHNVEALGNQGAAGAPSVLSMHWDRFKSGDKIVLAVVGSGLTWGSALLQKI, from the coding sequence ATGACAGATTCAGCCGTATATATCCACGCCCTCGGACACTATCATCCCGAGACTGTGGTCGATAACGCGTTCTTTGAAGAACTTGATATCGGTTCGGACTCCGCCTGGGTCGTGGAGCGAACCGGCATCCAGGCTCGCCGCAGCGTGCTGCACAAGGACGATATCAGGTCCCTGCGCAGCGGCGAGAAAACGTTGAACCAGCTGCGTGACGAAGGTCGGGTGATGACTATCGCATCGATGTCGGAACCGGCCTGGGCCGTATTGCGGGAACGTTATCCCGAATTGAATCCCGCGGCGATCGACGCTGTGATCTGCGGCACTTCGATTCCGGACTTTGACATTCCTGCCAACGCCAGCACCATCGCTGCGAAGCTGGGACTCAGCTGCCTCAGCTTTGATGCCAACTCAGCCTGCAGTTCCTTCGTCCTGAATCTGCATCTGGCCCGGAATCTGATTCGCTCCGGCGCGCATAAGAAAGTCGCCGTCTTCAATCCCGAGCGTTATTCGCTGCGGATGAATTTCACGGATCGCAACTCCTGCATCCTCTTCGGCGACGGCTGCTCGGCGGCGATCGTTTCGGGCCAGCCCAAACCGGGTTCGCTCAAGGTGATTGATACCGTCATCGTCTCCGATCCGAGTGGGTATGACCTTGTGAAAATTCCGGACGGCGAATGCTTCTCGCAAAACGGCAAAGCCGTTCAAAAATTCGCGATCTCCAAAACGCTGGAAGCCACACACAGCATTCTGGAACGCAATGGTTTGACCGCCAAGGATATCACGTATTTCACCGGTCACCAGGCCAACCTCCGCATGGTGACTTCGGCCGCGGAACGTCTCGGTTTTAGCGACAACCAGCATCTGCACAACGTCGAAGCCCTGGGCAATCAGGGTGCGGCGGGCGCGCCTTCCGTGCTGTCGATGCATTGGGATCGTTTTAAATCCGGCGATAAGATCGTTCTCGCCGTGGTCGGCAGTGGGTTGACCTGGGGATCTGCACTCTTACAAAAAATTTGA
- a CDS encoding ATP-binding protein gives MAGKILKSLGNSTAVYIFVVSGLIAVLASAIQIYIEYDKDVHRVASRFELIESSYIPAVAASLWQIDEDQARLILAGIKSLPDVAYVEIKSKDSDFFASLGEKIGSRYMTREVEVSYSNQDHKPVVIGTLTISLTLDAVISRTYGLSLNILITNILKTLLLAVYVVFLLRGRITRHLIHIVRYLESKDQSQPLKLERRQKREDELDVMVQSINNKNREIQEKIQTIENHKVELQNTVDEKTQALSKTAETKATLLRVLCHDLSNPLVLITGLLELFANNRIPEEKKQAKYKTLSRAAQLMADILSNVREMEAVDSGKRTIAITPVNLDRMFDDLNLIFRDRLNEKQISLEIDNQLPDGTGVLADPVSLSNHVFNNLVSNALKFSFPGSTVRIVACEEGDQVHVTIIDTGVGMSAEIAQAIFDPTRQTTRPGTAGEKGTGFGMPIVKSFVEKYGGRIQVESTSAEINPSAHGTTFHLYLNKTLLTPGLLGSAQAAS, from the coding sequence ATGGCCGGGAAGATTCTGAAGAGCCTTGGTAACAGCACTGCCGTCTACATCTTCGTAGTCAGCGGACTCATTGCTGTTCTGGCCAGTGCCATTCAAATTTATATCGAATATGACAAGGATGTGCATCGGGTTGCCTCACGTTTCGAACTGATCGAGAGCAGTTATATTCCCGCGGTCGCCGCCTCGCTTTGGCAAATTGATGAAGACCAGGCCCGACTGATCCTGGCTGGCATCAAAAGCTTACCCGACGTGGCTTACGTCGAAATCAAATCCAAGGATTCAGACTTCTTCGCGTCCCTTGGGGAAAAGATTGGATCCCGTTACATGACGCGCGAGGTCGAGGTTTCCTACAGCAATCAGGATCATAAGCCTGTGGTCATCGGCACTCTGACCATCAGCCTGACTCTGGATGCCGTGATTTCCAGGACCTATGGCCTGTCATTGAACATCCTGATCACGAATATCCTAAAAACCTTGCTGCTTGCCGTTTACGTCGTCTTCCTTCTGCGCGGGCGCATCACACGGCATCTCATTCATATCGTGCGCTATCTCGAATCCAAGGACCAATCGCAGCCTTTAAAGCTGGAGCGGCGACAGAAGCGCGAAGATGAACTTGATGTGATGGTTCAGAGCATCAACAATAAAAACCGCGAGATCCAGGAAAAGATTCAAACGATCGAAAACCATAAGGTCGAGCTGCAGAACACTGTGGATGAGAAGACTCAGGCCCTGAGCAAGACTGCGGAAACCAAGGCCACTCTTCTCCGCGTCCTCTGCCATGACCTTTCCAACCCACTCGTACTGATCACCGGCCTTCTGGAACTCTTCGCCAATAACCGCATACCGGAAGAAAAGAAACAGGCCAAATACAAGACTCTCTCCCGCGCCGCCCAGCTCATGGCCGATATCCTCTCGAACGTCCGCGAGATGGAAGCGGTCGACTCCGGCAAGCGCACGATCGCCATCACCCCCGTGAACCTTGACCGCATGTTCGATGATCTCAACCTGATCTTCCGCGATCGTCTCAACGAAAAGCAGATATCTCTGGAAATCGACAACCAGTTGCCTGACGGCACCGGCGTCCTAGCCGATCCTGTCTCACTCAGCAATCACGTCTTCAACAACCTCGTATCCAATGCCTTGAAATTCTCCTTCCCAGGCTCGACAGTCCGTATTGTAGCCTGTGAAGAAGGCGATCAAGTCCATGTCACCATCATCGACACCGGCGTCGGCATGTCTGCAGAAATAGCCCAGGCCATCTTCGATCCCACGCGCCAGACCACCCGCCCCGGCACTGCCGGCGAGAAGGGCACAGGTTTCGGCATGCCTATCGTCAAATCATTCGTGGAAAAATACGGTGGGCGCATTCAGGTGGAAAGCACATCAGCCGAGATCAACCCGTCCGCGCATGGAACGACCTTCCATCTCTATCTCAATAAAACCCTGCTCACCCCAGGCCTTCTGGGATCCGCTCAGGCGGCCAGCTGA
- a CDS encoding diguanylate cyclase codes for MNSKEKPVVLIVEDNPADVLTYKKCLGRSFQLETLLSGDEALGVIEHLKPDVVVLDINLPGISGYDICKVLRTRPLKDYIGIVMITASQDPESIEKSLFFGADAFGSKAQVIFQIKALVKSALRIRSTMKELNDVNTKLQRANERLKKLSLTDELTGLYNMRFMARQIRNEFKRAERYQKPLSMIMLDIDNFKRVNDAYDHLTGSYVIAQIGQEISDSIRLDIDYAARYGGDEFIIVLPETDLQGAWIVADRLRAKVAERSYDNGHHSVQVTISLGIATFEGSSKNMQNVEELTRTADNGLLRAKEQGKNTVVALQLTSNTHKTAS; via the coding sequence ATGAATAGCAAAGAAAAACCAGTGGTTCTGATCGTCGAGGATAACCCTGCGGACGTCCTAACCTATAAGAAATGTCTGGGTCGCAGTTTTCAACTGGAAACGCTGCTGTCGGGGGACGAAGCGCTCGGCGTGATCGAGCACCTCAAACCGGATGTCGTGGTCCTTGACATCAACCTGCCCGGCATCTCGGGCTATGACATCTGCAAAGTCTTAAGGACCCGTCCGCTCAAGGACTATATTGGTATCGTCATGATCACCGCGAGCCAGGATCCCGAGTCGATCGAAAAGAGTCTTTTTTTCGGCGCCGATGCCTTCGGCTCCAAAGCCCAGGTCATCTTCCAGATCAAAGCCCTCGTGAAATCAGCCCTGCGCATCCGTTCGACGATGAAGGAACTGAACGACGTCAACACCAAGCTGCAGAGAGCCAATGAACGCCTGAAAAAGCTTTCGCTCACCGACGAGCTGACCGGACTCTACAATATGCGTTTCATGGCCCGGCAGATCAGGAACGAATTCAAACGCGCCGAGCGTTATCAGAAACCTTTGTCGATGATCATGCTCGACATTGATAATTTCAAACGCGTGAATGATGCCTACGATCATCTTACAGGTTCTTATGTGATCGCCCAGATCGGCCAGGAGATCAGCGATTCCATCCGCCTCGACATCGACTACGCGGCCCGTTACGGCGGCGATGAATTCATTATCGTCTTGCCCGAAACCGATCTTCAGGGCGCCTGGATCGTGGCGGACCGTTTGCGGGCCAAGGTTGCCGAACGCAGCTACGATAACGGCCATCACAGCGTTCAGGTCACCATCTCGCTGGGCATCGCGACCTTTGAAGGCAGCTCGAAAAACATGCAAAACGTGGAAGAGCTGACGCGAACAGCCGACAATGGTCTTCTGCGCGCCAAGGAGCAAGGCAAGAACACAGTTGTAGCCCTGCAGCTCACGTCGAATACGCACAAAACGGCCTCCTGA